One genomic region from Epinephelus fuscoguttatus linkage group LG6, E.fuscoguttatus.final_Chr_v1 encodes:
- the LOC125889875 gene encoding uncharacterized protein LOC125889875 isoform X5, translated as MKVAAAVVLLLLNVRLSRSCVGDENILFCSNIPPAFSPGFSSLVMALRDVGEINSTVFRSDSLTSITRLRIDKAGVTGIAAGAFSSFQSLTNLTLDQNLLTEINPNWFGRPDILNEFILSGNQIEVLNESSLNGLINLRWLHLSNNRIRTIHPNTFSSQTNLAELDLSKNRMTRVSPQVFRSLRSTRIRLDGNPWDCSCGAEDFVYFVKDLQSRSLLDRQMEVTCESPLSLRDQPVWNVSVCVTSPPPRPPSVTHTTHTKPTGILTTVPAPTSATAPWRPTWETKTSVQPKPTHILTTVTTPLLKTGTFETSIIRPSSDTNIVCPLVVVIVVLSLLLFVVCFLVVLHRRTRSNKTVMPGHPEENRHGSKEDSRSSRAPSAGHSEKGENNHWDSETGCRRSFSGVRAKSANAILFTSPFCAPAKDQVALQTETEAQSKDTGRQKLGDETEVSGVTGTDNLTNTTDTMAKNAEKVDTSRNLDENPHRVSVNSDAVPYLSIGTNQNKPSPDDFSQQSTKGQRSQTRKGMGRISTWPPTAVQWQARCKMKEEEEEEEEEEGSDILTVWTPKSPGEVKKALNKEEHPSASDKQEDETEKNQTPPYQDPSEMTVADMKLGHSSKPNEETTDTTPEEQLKKEEMLQDPATVRHAQTLTQEKLDPNQDLKPAESSAPRNTKKSSSKAEQRSEPKRVVTSRQRAENTGPKAPSGGTSPDDETLLSGNEYALDLLHEVVQNNGRWTRDRWKQVHASKQRRQDRGTEGV; from the exons ATGAAGG ttgctgctgctgttgttttgttgctgttaaaTGTGCGTTTGAGCCGCTCTTGTGTCGgggatgaaaacattttattctgctCCAACATACCACCAG CTTTCAGTCCTGGTTTTTCATCTCTGGTCATGGCCCTGAGGGATGTCGGGGAGATAAACTCCACTGTGTTCCGCAGCGACAGCCTCACCTCAATAACCAGGCTCAGGATTGACAAGGCTGGTGTCACAGGCATCGCTGCAGGGGCTTTCAGTTCTTTCCAGAGCCTCACAAATCTCACTTTAGACCAGAACTTGCTGACAGAGATCAACCCAAACTGGTTTGGTCGGCCTGATATCCTCAATGAGTTCATCCTCTCAGGAAACCAGATTGAAGTTCTGAATGAGTCCAGTCTTAACGGGCTCATTAACCTCAGATGGCTACATCTGAGCAACAACAGGATCAGGACAATTCATCCAAATACTTTTAGCTCCCAAACCAACTTGGCTGAGTTGGACTTGTCTAAGAACAGGATGACTCGGGTCTCACCTCAGGTCTTCAGGTCTCTCCGGTCCACCAGGATCAGACTAGATGGGAACCCCTGGGACTGTTCCTGTGGAGCTGAAGACTTTGTCTACTTTGTCAAAG ATCTCCAAAGCAGATCTCTGCTcgacagacagatggaggtgACCTGTGAGAGTCCTCTGTCTCTGAGGGATCAGCCTGTGTGGaatgtgtcggtgtgtgtgacGTCACCTCCACCAAGACCACCATCAGTGACACACACGACCCACACCAAACCCACTGGTATCCTCACGACAGTCCCTGCACCCACATCTG CAACAGCTCCATGGCGACCGACATGGGAGACAAAAACTTCTGTCCAACCCAAACCCACACATATCCTCACAACGGTCACTACACCTCTTTTAAAGACCGGTACATTTG AAACATCTATCATCAGACCGTCATCAGATACAAATATTGTCTGCCCCCTTGTTGTCGTGATAG TGGTTCTGTCTTTGCTCCTGTTTGTGGTGTGCTTCCTGGTGGTGCTTCATCGCAGGACACGCAGCAACAAAACGGTGATGCCTGGACATCCAGAAGAAAACAGACACGGATCAAAAGAAGACAGCAGATCGAGTCGTGCTCCGTCTGCAGGACACTCTGAGAAAGGAGAAAACAATCACTGGGACTCAGAGACGGGATGTAGGAGATCCTTCTCTGGAGTCAGAGCTAAGTCAGCTAATGCTATTCTCTTTACGTCTCCTTTTTGTGCGCCTGCGAAAGATCAAGTTGCTTTGCAAACTGAGACAGAGGCTCAGTCAAAAGACACAGGAAGACAGAAACTGGGAGATGAAACTGAAGTAAGCGGAGTAACTGGGACAGATAATCTAACAAACACCACAGATACAATggcaaaaaatgctgaaaaagtTGACACCAGTAGAAACCTAGATGAAAACCCCCACCGTGTTTCTGTTAATTCTGACGCTGTGCCTTATCTGAGCATTGGTACAAACCAGAATAAACCCAGTCCTGATGATTTCAGCCAACAGTCCACTAAAGGTCAAAGATCACAGACGAGGAAAGGTATGGGGAGGATCTCCACCTGGCCTCCAACTGCAGTTCAGTGGCAGGCAAGATGTAaaatgaaggaggaggaggaggaggaggaggaggaggaggggtctGACATCCTCACTGTGTGGACACCAAAGTCTCCAGGTGAGGTGAAGAAAgcattaaacaaagaggagcaTCCCTCTGCTTCTGACAAACAGGAAGATGAAACTGAGAAAAATCAAACTCCTCCATACCAAGATCCTTCTGAAATGACTGTCGCTGACATGAAACTGGGACACTCCTCAAAACCAAACGAGGAGaccactgacacaacaccagaGGAGCAGCTAAAGAAGGAGGAGATGCTCCAGGACCCTGCAACTGTGAGACATGCCCAAACCCTGACTCAAGAAAAGCTTGATCCAAATCAAGACCTGAAACCTGCAGAAAGTTCTGCACCCAGGAACACaaaaaagagcagcagcaaGGCCGAACAGAGAAGTGAACCCAAGCGAGTTGTGACGagcaggcagagggcagaaaaCACTGGTCCGAAGGCTCCCTCTGGTGGCACCTCGCCAGATGATGAGACGCTGCTGTCCGGCAACGAGTACGCCTTGGACCTGCTGCATGAAGTCGTGCAGAACAACGGGCGCTGGACCAGAGACAGGTGGAAGCAGGTGCATGCCAGCAAGCAGCGGCGTCAGGACAGAGGTACAGAAGGAGTTTAG